Proteins from a single region of Pseudomonas sp. 10S4:
- a CDS encoding DUF6124 family protein, which produces MFKVTPNPPNTGPVPCDAAFELDPKKMKEAADRALSYYLKPGATKTQIPPRSSGTFFTIEAAVDDETLLVEVYESLSTARKMVNDLVELTDGPRRHTMLVLHRSLLMGEMAVNRVLDNHKPG; this is translated from the coding sequence ATGTTCAAAGTCACACCCAATCCCCCGAATACGGGTCCAGTACCCTGCGACGCCGCTTTTGAACTTGATCCCAAGAAAATGAAAGAAGCGGCCGACCGCGCGCTCAGCTATTACCTCAAACCCGGGGCGACGAAAACGCAGATACCGCCCCGCAGTTCCGGCACCTTCTTCACCATCGAGGCAGCGGTGGATGACGAAACGTTGCTGGTCGAGGTCTACGAATCGTTATCAACGGCCCGCAAGATGGTCAACGATCTCGTCGAGCTGACGGACGGACCGCGACGCCATACGATGCTGGTGTTGCATCGTTCGCTCCTGATGGGTGAGATGGCGGTCAATCGGGTACTGGATAACCACAAGCCTGGATAG
- a CDS encoding non-ribosomal peptide synthetase, producing the protein MNEVSMDQQDLGYALTPEQQLLIEQLPKAPACADALRFLEVEISGALDPQRVQLALDTLLAQQPMLVARLGKAAGFHGLRQFVGGAERFPLTVQTRVETPADIQAQLTEWAERSFDIAESEGAQAVLYRLADERWKLVLGLARHSLDESAVRLLFQQLPSAYELQATADDEEPGEFTQYLEWRSEVVLDEDAASARAYWQQHLQGAEAELSTPWLVYRNANPASSATASLTVCVEPGLQRLASALEQPPSVVLQAAWWLLLGRLSGHEQVLVGVRHDSRDDYEYFGDALGVFEKTLPLNLSLPANTTFSSWAVELTARLDEHRTWQEYWSPELAPAAARPAYGFAVRRATQVETSANLQWTPVARPLAREALFELMLELETDESGNPQAFHLHYAASRYSVQAIEGLLAQLRVLLENIVTNPHAELGQLSLLGAAELQRLLAINPPAQVLVDGWFLPQRIADWARTTPDAIALTDGDQRLSYGQLQANVEALAQALKAQGLAAGAVVALALPRSADLVVAMLAAWRIGAAYLPLDAQWPQARQALMLEQAGAALLLVDARNIAQWHDHPLPLATVERVLQSAPAAGSAIELATQGGDAAYVLFTSGSTGVPKGVVIEHGQLLNYTAHVSQALALEQCKQFGFTSTVAADLGNTALFGALFNGATLHVASDEQMQDGNLFADFVQQRAIDCLKIVPSHLAALLESERAQLPRTLILGGEPIAPALVQRIARLRSDCRVFNHYGPTEATVGVLVHPLSLNTEVPDAAVLSQVLGNNQVFVLDDNLQLAPVGVLGELYLGGAQVCRGYVNVEADSQVFIQSPFNPEERLYRTGDLARYRPDLAIQLHGRRDQQIKVRGFRIELAEVEAELLRLPQVAQALVLPGQEGMLAFIVPHQTPSATVLDEIRDELALRLPSVMLPQHLQWLDSFPRLANGKVDRKALQQLAAAKTDDEGMAPRDALEQLLAARMAQLLGVERLGIDRDFFAAGGHSLLVIKLVAGIRKLLQCEIQPGVVFDHPTVAGLAVALRSGESSPGQLERIAQARLRLDNMSPEEKALLTEKARQLQNAKAAQNG; encoded by the coding sequence ATGAACGAGGTATCGATGGACCAGCAGGACCTGGGTTACGCCTTGACGCCCGAGCAGCAGTTGTTGATTGAACAACTGCCCAAGGCCCCGGCCTGCGCGGATGCGCTGCGTTTTCTCGAGGTCGAGATCAGCGGCGCCCTCGATCCGCAGCGGGTGCAACTGGCGCTCGATACCTTGCTGGCGCAGCAGCCGATGCTGGTGGCGCGACTCGGTAAGGCGGCGGGTTTTCATGGCCTTCGACAGTTCGTCGGGGGCGCCGAGCGCTTCCCGCTGACCGTGCAGACTCGGGTCGAAACGCCGGCCGATATTCAGGCGCAACTCACCGAATGGGCGGAACGTTCTTTCGATATCGCTGAGTCCGAGGGCGCGCAAGCGGTGCTTTATCGCCTGGCCGACGAGCGCTGGAAACTGGTGTTGGGCCTGGCCCGGCACAGCCTCGACGAAAGCGCCGTGCGGTTGCTGTTTCAGCAATTACCGAGCGCCTACGAGCTGCAGGCGACGGCGGACGATGAAGAGCCCGGTGAATTCACCCAGTACCTGGAATGGCGCAGTGAAGTGGTGCTCGACGAAGACGCGGCCAGCGCTCGCGCCTACTGGCAGCAACATCTGCAAGGGGCTGAGGCTGAGCTGAGCACGCCGTGGCTGGTTTATCGCAACGCGAATCCTGCGTCGTCGGCCACGGCCTCGCTGACGGTTTGCGTCGAACCCGGTTTGCAGCGGTTGGCCAGTGCTCTGGAACAACCGCCGAGCGTAGTGCTGCAAGCCGCCTGGTGGTTGCTGCTTGGGCGACTGAGCGGACACGAGCAGGTGCTGGTCGGCGTGCGGCATGACAGCCGCGACGATTACGAATACTTCGGCGACGCCTTGGGCGTGTTCGAGAAAACCCTGCCGCTGAACCTTTCGCTGCCGGCGAATACCACGTTCAGTTCGTGGGCGGTTGAGCTGACGGCGCGTCTGGATGAACACCGTACCTGGCAGGAATACTGGTCGCCTGAACTGGCTCCGGCGGCCGCTCGCCCGGCCTACGGTTTTGCCGTCCGCCGGGCGACGCAGGTCGAGACATCCGCGAATCTGCAATGGACGCCGGTTGCGCGTCCGCTGGCGCGGGAAGCGCTGTTTGAGCTGATGCTTGAACTGGAAACGGACGAATCGGGCAACCCGCAGGCGTTCCATCTGCACTACGCAGCGTCCCGTTACTCAGTTCAGGCGATTGAAGGGTTGCTGGCGCAGTTGCGCGTCTTGCTCGAAAACATCGTCACCAATCCTCACGCCGAACTCGGCCAATTGAGCTTGCTGGGTGCCGCGGAACTGCAGCGTCTGCTGGCAATCAACCCGCCAGCGCAAGTATTGGTCGATGGCTGGTTCCTGCCGCAACGGATTGCCGATTGGGCCCGGACCACGCCGGATGCCATCGCCCTGACCGACGGCGATCAACGCCTGAGCTACGGGCAGTTGCAGGCGAACGTCGAGGCGTTGGCCCAGGCACTGAAAGCCCAAGGCCTGGCCGCAGGCGCGGTTGTCGCGCTGGCCTTGCCGCGCTCGGCGGACCTGGTGGTCGCGATGCTGGCAGCCTGGCGGATCGGTGCAGCGTATCTTCCGCTGGATGCGCAATGGCCGCAGGCCCGTCAGGCGTTGATGCTGGAACAGGCCGGCGCCGCGTTGCTGCTGGTCGACGCCCGGAACATCGCTCAATGGCACGATCATCCGTTGCCCTTGGCGACGGTGGAGCGAGTGCTGCAATCGGCCCCGGCTGCCGGGTCGGCCATCGAACTCGCTACGCAGGGTGGAGACGCCGCCTACGTGCTGTTCACCTCCGGTTCGACCGGTGTGCCGAAAGGCGTAGTGATCGAGCACGGCCAATTGCTCAACTACACCGCCCACGTCAGCCAGGCCTTGGCGCTGGAACAGTGCAAACAGTTCGGCTTCACCTCCACGGTGGCGGCGGACTTGGGCAACACCGCGCTGTTCGGCGCACTGTTCAACGGCGCGACCCTGCACGTGGCCAGCGATGAGCAGATGCAGGATGGCAACCTGTTTGCCGACTTCGTGCAACAGCGGGCGATTGATTGCCTGAAGATCGTCCCGTCGCACCTCGCCGCGTTGCTCGAAAGCGAGCGCGCGCAACTGCCGCGCACGCTGATTCTCGGTGGCGAACCGATTGCTCCGGCGCTGGTACAACGCATCGCTCGCCTGCGCAGCGATTGCCGAGTGTTCAACCACTACGGCCCGACCGAGGCTACGGTGGGCGTGCTGGTTCATCCGTTGTCGCTGAATACCGAGGTGCCGGATGCCGCCGTTCTGAGCCAAGTGCTGGGCAACAATCAGGTGTTTGTCCTCGACGACAACCTGCAACTGGCGCCGGTCGGCGTGCTGGGCGAGTTGTACCTCGGTGGCGCGCAGGTGTGCCGTGGCTACGTCAATGTCGAAGCCGATTCTCAGGTGTTTATCCAGAGCCCGTTCAACCCTGAAGAGCGGCTGTACCGAACCGGCGACCTGGCCCGCTATCGTCCGGATCTGGCGATTCAACTGCACGGTCGTCGGGATCAGCAAATCAAGGTGCGCGGTTTCCGCATCGAACTGGCCGAGGTCGAGGCTGAATTGCTGCGTTTGCCTCAAGTTGCTCAGGCACTGGTGTTGCCGGGTCAAGAGGGGATGCTGGCGTTCATCGTCCCGCATCAAACACCTTCGGCCACTGTGCTCGACGAGATTCGCGACGAACTGGCCTTACGCCTGCCCAGCGTGATGCTGCCGCAGCACCTGCAATGGCTCGACAGCTTCCCGCGACTGGCCAACGGCAAAGTCGACCGCAAAGCCTTGCAGCAACTCGCGGCAGCCAAGACTGACGACGAGGGCATGGCACCCCGCGATGCCCTTGAGCAATTGCTGGCTGCACGCATGGCGCAATTGCTCGGCGTTGAACGGCTGGGTATCGACCGCGACTTTTTCGCTGCCGGTGGCCATTCCTTGCTGGTGATCAAACTGGTGGCCGGGATTCGCAAGCTGTTGCAGTGCGAAATCCAGCCGGGCGTGGTGTTTGATCACCCGACCGTGGCGGGTCTGGCGGTGGCGTTGAGATCCGGGGAAAGCAGTCCCGGTCAACTGGAGAGAATCGCTCAGGCGCGGTTACGCCTGGACAACATGAGCCCCGAAGAAAAAGCCTTGCTCACCGAAAAGGCCCGGCAACTGCAAAACGCCAAGGCTGCACAAAACGGCTGA
- a CDS encoding antitoxin Xre/MbcA/ParS toxin-binding domain-containing protein, whose translation MSAANQVEERAAKYIGASTKKVSRKPTEVLLHGRRGDTLMLIIQYTQEGFDLSDVQDMLSTSTLYMEHNLVQRITGKSIRTVQRLVKETKPVRLNQQQSTVAFQYAQTLEHATNVFGDQQLAEDWLKKPCKYLDDHVPLELIDNSLGFQVVEDYLTRIEHGVYQ comes from the coding sequence ATGTCCGCAGCGAATCAGGTAGAAGAACGAGCAGCTAAATACATAGGAGCGAGCACAAAAAAGGTCAGCCGAAAGCCGACTGAGGTGCTGTTACATGGCCGCAGAGGTGACACGCTTATGTTGATCATCCAATACACGCAGGAGGGCTTTGACCTGAGTGATGTCCAGGACATGCTTTCCACGTCAACGCTGTACATGGAGCACAACCTTGTTCAGCGCATCACCGGCAAGTCCATCAGGACTGTCCAACGCCTGGTGAAAGAAACCAAGCCGGTGCGTCTGAACCAGCAGCAGAGCACGGTTGCCTTTCAGTATGCGCAAACCCTGGAGCACGCAACCAACGTATTTGGCGACCAGCAGTTGGCTGAGGACTGGCTGAAGAAACCCTGTAAGTACCTGGACGATCATGTCCCGCTGGAGCTGATCGACAACTCGCTCGGTTTCCAGGTGGTAGAGGATTACCTGACCCGGATTGAACACGGGGTCTATCAATGA
- a CDS encoding TonB-dependent siderophore receptor, which yields MSAIHELKPLFKALVIARTLRSRRSLAGLSMACLLPLSAQVCAEEFTLNIAAQPLPQALQAFGAQTNQQVIYNADDMAGLRSTRVSGKLSSEAAITQLLKGTGVRYSFEGNTLMLVRGSSTEGLELGATTINAQQLGTTTEGTNSYTTGAVTIGKGEQKLKDIPQSVSVLTRKRMDDQNITTLTQALEATPGMSSIKTPGPGMFIYARGFDIESLQYDGVPVPRNMYSLGSYITENMAIYDRMEILRGSSALLQGANSPGGAINMVRKRPQDVPTVTLSAKAGSWDRYASQADVGGPLNDEGTIRGRAVVNYETGKSFTDYVSNWEQTVYGALDFDLSPDTVLGVGFSNKTSHSTPYLIGLPRYADGTALNLGRSAYGGSSWNRGFNNQTSVYLDLEHHFNDNWKIKATALAMNESNESTYQFITGAVTPGTSTGPQYADYSTDFYNKNRGFDVYVNGDFEALSFKQSVMFGGNYSKYTSDDQYARAFTPGVDIDDIDHHRPQQSFNSIADVANLTTSTYDVRQKGLYGTWRVKLADPLTLTLGARSTWYQYEYDAENSFARVVDPTAAVNSTTRHNGKITPYAGLVYALNEQWSAYGSYADVYIPQTDMDKQHVVLKPIEGHNYELGLKGELMDGQLNTSFAIFRAEQKNRAVTDLSTDIESSEACGGWYCSKASGKVRSQGFEAEVGGEVAPGLQLSGSYTYNTTKFLEDTDLKGKVFSTWTPKHMARLWADYRLPGDFHKVSVGGGVNAQTSTISFDRNFNQPGFAIWASRVGYDLNDEVNLAVNFNNIFDKKYFIPSYSQIGANNYYGDPRNMMFSVTYKPQF from the coding sequence ATGTCAGCAATTCATGAGTTGAAACCTCTGTTCAAGGCCTTGGTCATTGCCCGAACCCTGCGCTCGCGTCGCTCGTTGGCCGGTTTGAGCATGGCCTGTCTGCTGCCGCTCAGCGCGCAGGTGTGCGCTGAAGAATTCACCCTCAATATTGCGGCCCAGCCTTTGCCTCAGGCCCTGCAGGCGTTTGGCGCGCAGACCAATCAACAGGTGATCTACAACGCCGACGATATGGCCGGCCTGCGCAGCACCCGTGTCAGCGGCAAATTGAGTAGCGAAGCGGCGATTACCCAACTGCTGAAGGGCACGGGCGTGCGCTACAGCTTTGAAGGCAACACGCTGATGCTGGTGCGCGGCAGTTCGACCGAAGGCCTGGAATTGGGCGCGACGACCATCAACGCGCAACAGTTGGGCACCACCACCGAAGGCACCAATTCCTACACCACCGGTGCCGTGACCATTGGCAAAGGTGAGCAGAAACTCAAGGACATCCCGCAGTCGGTCAGCGTCCTGACCCGCAAGCGCATGGACGACCAGAACATCACCACCCTGACCCAGGCGCTGGAAGCCACGCCGGGCATGAGTTCGATCAAGACTCCGGGGCCGGGCATGTTCATCTATGCCCGCGGTTTTGATATCGAGTCGTTGCAGTACGACGGCGTGCCCGTGCCGCGCAACATGTACTCGCTGGGCAGCTACATCACCGAGAACATGGCGATCTACGACCGCATGGAAATCCTCCGTGGTTCGTCGGCCCTGCTGCAAGGCGCGAACAGCCCTGGCGGCGCGATCAACATGGTGCGCAAGCGTCCGCAAGACGTGCCGACCGTGACCCTGAGCGCCAAGGCCGGTAGCTGGGACCGTTACGCGTCCCAGGCCGATGTCGGCGGCCCGTTGAACGATGAAGGCACCATCCGCGGTCGTGCGGTGGTCAACTACGAAACCGGTAAATCGTTCACCGACTACGTGTCGAACTGGGAACAAACCGTCTACGGCGCCCTCGATTTCGACTTGAGCCCGGACACCGTGCTCGGCGTCGGCTTCAGCAACAAGACCAGCCATTCCACGCCTTACCTGATCGGCCTGCCACGCTACGCTGACGGCACCGCGCTGAACCTGGGGCGTTCTGCCTACGGCGGCTCGAGCTGGAACCGTGGCTTCAATAACCAGACCTCCGTTTACCTGGACCTGGAGCATCACTTCAACGACAACTGGAAAATCAAGGCCACCGCCCTGGCCATGAACGAGTCGAACGAATCGACCTACCAGTTCATCACTGGTGCCGTGACGCCGGGCACCTCCACCGGCCCGCAGTACGCCGATTACTCCACTGACTTCTACAACAAGAACCGTGGTTTTGACGTGTACGTGAATGGCGACTTCGAAGCGCTGTCGTTCAAGCAAAGTGTGATGTTCGGTGGCAACTATTCCAAGTACACCTCCGACGACCAATACGCGCGTGCCTTTACGCCGGGCGTTGATATCGACGACATCGACCACCATCGGCCGCAACAAAGCTTCAACTCGATTGCCGACGTCGCCAATCTGACGACCAGTACCTATGACGTGCGCCAGAAAGGCCTCTACGGCACCTGGCGCGTCAAACTAGCCGACCCGCTGACCCTGACGCTGGGCGCGCGGTCGACCTGGTATCAATACGAGTACGACGCCGAAAACTCCTTTGCCCGCGTCGTGGACCCGACCGCCGCGGTCAACAGCACCACCCGGCACAACGGCAAGATCACCCCATACGCCGGCCTGGTGTATGCGCTGAACGAACAGTGGTCGGCCTACGGCAGCTACGCCGACGTCTACATCCCGCAAACGGATATGGACAAGCAACACGTGGTACTCAAGCCGATCGAAGGCCACAACTATGAACTCGGCCTCAAAGGCGAGTTGATGGATGGCCAGCTCAACACCTCGTTCGCGATCTTCCGTGCCGAGCAGAAAAACCGCGCGGTCACCGACCTGAGCACCGACATCGAAAGCAGCGAAGCCTGCGGCGGCTGGTACTGCTCCAAGGCATCGGGCAAGGTCCGCAGCCAGGGCTTCGAAGCGGAAGTCGGCGGTGAAGTGGCGCCAGGCTTGCAACTGTCTGGCAGCTACACCTACAACACCACCAAGTTCCTGGAAGACACCGACCTCAAAGGCAAAGTCTTCAGCACCTGGACCCCGAAACACATGGCGCGCCTGTGGGCCGACTACCGCTTGCCGGGTGACTTCCACAAAGTCAGCGTCGGTGGCGGCGTCAACGCTCAGACCAGCACCATCAGCTTCGACCGCAACTTCAACCAACCGGGCTTCGCCATTTGGGCCTCCCGCGTCGGCTACGACCTGAACGACGAAGTGAACCTGGCGGTGAACTTCAACAACATCTTCGACAAGAAGTACTTCATCCCGTCCTACAGTCAGATCGGCGCCAACAACTACTACGGCGACCCGCGCAACATGATGTTCAGCGTGACGTACAAGCCGCAGTTCTGA
- a CDS encoding RES family NAD+ phosphorylase produces MNPLPWDGKWHAWRLDREVYKDTWDSGVGAQRTGGRWNPPGRRVIYASADPSTAILEVAVHAGFDTLDRVPHVLTCFEVLDPNIIKIVQPDDVPNPNWLVPSLPSPNQQQFADELLAEHPFVLIPSAVTRHSWNLLVSCDLAGDQFKLVSQERFGLDTRLVK; encoded by the coding sequence ATGAATCCTTTACCCTGGGACGGGAAGTGGCACGCTTGGCGTCTGGATCGCGAGGTTTACAAGGACACATGGGACAGTGGTGTTGGTGCACAAAGAACCGGTGGTCGATGGAACCCTCCCGGCCGCCGGGTTATTTACGCCTCGGCCGATCCCTCGACTGCCATTCTGGAAGTCGCAGTCCATGCGGGCTTCGATACCCTTGACAGGGTGCCTCACGTACTGACGTGCTTCGAAGTGCTGGACCCGAACATCATCAAGATTGTTCAGCCCGACGATGTACCGAACCCGAACTGGCTGGTCCCGTCCCTGCCCTCGCCCAATCAGCAGCAATTTGCTGATGAGTTACTGGCCGAGCATCCTTTTGTGCTGATCCCTTCCGCGGTGACCCGCCATTCATGGAATTTGCTGGTGAGCTGCGACTTGGCCGGGGATCAATTCAAGCTTGTCTCGCAGGAGCGCTTTGGGTTGGATACGCGGTTGGTCAAGTAA